The Sulfurimonas sp. HSL3-2 genome segment ACGTACCGTTAGAGAGATAACAAAGTTTTTATATTCCAAAGGGATATATAACTTTCCGTTAGGTCACATAAAAGGCGGAGATTTTTTAATAGGGCTAGAGGAAAGTAAAGATGAATATCTGTCTGTTATGGACCTGATGTGTCTGAAATTTTCAAGTTTTCTTATAAACAATATCGAGGTACAGATAGTCGGTTCGATAATAGATAATAATTTTTCAAAAAATTTAGATTATATGATAGATTATCTTTTCGAACAACAGAGTTTGAAAAAATCTTCAAAAGAGATCATAAAAGATGAAGACATGATAGATCCTAACGATCTTGAGATGTCTATAATAGATGCTATAAGAAACAGCAGTTTTAAAATATATAGTCAAAGTGTCTACGATAAAAACGGAAATATTTTTCTTGACGACCTCTCAGCTAAACTTATGATAAAAGATAAAGTTGTCCATCAAAAGGTCTTTATCCCTGTTGTAAACAGGCTGGGACTGGCTAAAGAGTATGATCTTATGCTTTTGGATGAAGTGGCAAAAAAGATATCTTTGGATGATAACATCTGTTCATTCAGTATATCCCCGACTACGGTTAGAGAAGCACATTTTTTATCATACATGAAAAGTTTGATGGATTCCTATCCGGCAATAAAAAATAGAGTAGTTTTTTTACTGTCGGAGATAGATTACTATAACAATATAACACGTTATAGTCAAACGATACAGAGTCTAAGAAGAATGGGTATATCTATAGCTATCGACAGGTTTGGCGAGTATCATTCAAGTTCTCTGTATTTTAGGGAAATAGAAGTCGACATGGTTAGATTTGACTCCAGATATACAAAAAATTTGAAATCAGAAAGATATAAGAAGGTACTAAAAGGTCTGCATGAGAGCGTAAACTCTTTAAACTCAAGGTCTTGGATCAAGATGGTAGAGGATGAAGAGACATATGAAATAGCACAAGAGATCGGTATCGATATAATACAGGGTAAATACCTAGATAATTTGAAGGAGAGATAATGAAATACGGTGAAAAAATAGTAACAGAATTTGATATAGAAAAAGATATAGAGATATGGCCTAATGAGCATAAACGTGATTATCTTATTAAGATGACACTTCCGGAGTTCAGCTGTCTGTGTCCAAGAAGCGGATACCCGGACTACGCGACGATATATCTCGAATATACACCAAATGACTGGGTCATAGAGTTAAAAGCTATAAAGCTGTATATCAACTCGTTTAGAAACAGATATATTTCACATGAGAACGGTGCAAATGAGATATATGAACTTTTACAAACAAAACTAAAACCGAAATATCTTAAAGTTATTGCCGATTATAACCCTAGAGGAAATGTTCATACGGTAATCGAGATAGACAGTTCTAAAGTGGAGCTGTAAACAGATATATAAAAAGAGGTCGGCATGCTTAAAAAATTACTTGGAAAAGAGAAAGAGTTTATTTCTAAAAATGACACTAAACAGCTTGCCGAGTATATAGCGAAAGCCGGACTGACAGAGCTACGCTCTTTACTTCTTGGACAAGTGACAAGATTTAAAGTAGATGAAAACACTGTTATAGAGGTTTTAAAAAAACTGACTTCTCAAGATGAGAACACAAAAAAAAGATTTTTGGAAAAAGACGACAATGACACAAAGCTGAAAAAAGCTTTCGATACAGTGATTACTGCGGCGAAAAGTAAAGAGGTGTCTGTGGAAGCTGTCGAGCTTATAGAAAAATTTATGAGGATGTATAAAGACCTGATAGATGATTATGATCTCAGAAACAAACAGGTCTATATGCATAAACTGGCAAAAGCGGCAGAACACTCTCTTTCGTTTATAGAACAGATCCTAAACTATTTGAACAAACTGTCGGTGATCAATAAAGGTTGAACTCTTTAAGGTACTCTTTGAGCCACAGTTTTGCATCGTCGTATGTTAAGAAGTGCTCTCGTAACTGCGCATCGTAAAGCGCATTCAATATATCTGAAAAGATCGGTGAAGGCTCT includes the following:
- the queF gene encoding preQ(1) synthase, with the translated sequence MKYGEKIVTEFDIEKDIEIWPNEHKRDYLIKMTLPEFSCLCPRSGYPDYATIYLEYTPNDWVIELKAIKLYINSFRNRYISHENGANEIYELLQTKLKPKYLKVIADYNPRGNVHTVIEIDSSKVEL
- a CDS encoding GGDEF domain-containing protein: MILPEKKERENRFKLALRMGLPIFFLGLLSIFIFLNQPAKDITSSFYIGATLILAIMIYFFLYMIYRGFDERITDPITNTFTREYMYKYLKKEILKENYTVMLVSIENLHSINETYGIKNGDIVLKRTVREITKFLYSKGIYNFPLGHIKGGDFLIGLEESKDEYLSVMDLMCLKFSSFLINNIEVQIVGSIIDNNFSKNLDYMIDYLFEQQSLKKSSKEIIKDEDMIDPNDLEMSIIDAIRNSSFKIYSQSVYDKNGNIFLDDLSAKLMIKDKVVHQKVFIPVVNRLGLAKEYDLMLLDEVAKKISLDDNICSFSISPTTVREAHFLSYMKSLMDSYPAIKNRVVFLLSEIDYYNNITRYSQTIQSLRRMGISIAIDRFGEYHSSSLYFREIEVDMVRFDSRYTKNLKSERYKKVLKGLHESVNSLNSRSWIKMVEDEETYEIAQEIGIDIIQGKYLDNLKER